In Hippopotamus amphibius kiboko isolate mHipAmp2 chromosome 6, mHipAmp2.hap2, whole genome shotgun sequence, the genomic window CCAACATCTTCTCCACAGGTGGGGGCCTTATTTCATGACCATTACACAGATCCCCTGGGGTAAGATGTTCCTTTGAGGAAGTGTTAACCCATAtttaaataccatttattgaCTGCCTGCATAAAGCCAGCTCCTTTGCAAAATACTTTACCTAATTTAGcctatttaatccttacaagatTTCAATGGAGAATGTTTCCTTAAGTCCATTTTCcatatgaggaaacaggctttGAAAAGCTCATTGACTTCCTAAGTTTCCCAAGCAACCCAGctaggaatcaaacccaggtctACCTGACTCCAAGAACCATGATGCTTCCAACAGATGATTAGATGATGTAAACCTGGGTGAAATTCTGACTAAGGATAATGAAAAAGATGCATGGACCTCTCGGATATGGGTGTGCTGGTTAAGTGTTGTGTTGTATGACACCTGTGAATCCTGGGCCCCAGTCAAAATCTCAAAATATCGATAAATTCCAAactttgattttgaaaatgtctCATCTCTGAACAGCCCTGGTTACTGGAAAAGAAACAATTAGGAAATAGGTTTTATGGTGCAGAGGGAATAACCAAGAGGTCCCTACTAGAAGGTTAGTGTTGATTTTAAGTATAATTCTGTAACCACTCCAACTGTACTACAGGTAACAAACAAGGCATttctcttcaattaaaaaaatttcaacagGATGAAAGAAACTTCAGTAATCTTTGCAGACTGGGCAGGGGTGTGTGGTGCTTTCCAGTATTTGAGAAAAGCCTCCACTgaattccctcccccaccctcgtCCCTCCTCCGCCCCCAAGATGTTGACCTTGACTTCCTGGGGCACACCCCCGGGGCCTGACTTTTCCAGAGGTGGTGTTATTTTCAAAGGCCCATTAAGCTATCCGCGAACATGGGAAGGGGTCTGATGGATTCACCGTTTCCTATGTCTTGGAGGCACTGATCTACCGATTTAAAGTGTAAGCTGTAGGTGATACTGGGGAGGTGGAAGAGAAGGTTAGCCCTTGCGAGGGTGGTGGGCGGGGTTTGATATATAAATTTCACTCTGGGGCTTCAGATTCTGGGCCGGAAGTTAGGGAAATGCACCGAGGCGCCAAGGCCGGAGGACTGGCGGGTGCAGCCAGGGCAGGGCTGAGAAAACCAGGAGTGTCAGAACCGCCGGACAGAGGCGGCCTCCGTCCCAGAGCGCTCCCCGCGCCCACACTCAGAGCGCGATCGCTGGGATTTATTTGTGAACGAGACTGAGGAAGACAGACAGCAGAGGGAAGATGGGCTCAGAAATTATTTATCAtaggctggggcgggggaggggggggagagaCTTTCCCGCTGCTCTACAAGCACCTCCCCGGGGCGTGACTGCGGAGCGTGGTCCCTCCTCATTCATCCCCGTGCATCAGAGACAGCCAGGGACTCAGCTAGTGGGTCCGCTACACAGAAAAAATCCGAACCAAGTGCCTAGGTTTACTCGTGTCTTCCAGACACTGTTATGGTTCCACATGTCACCGTGCGCTCCGTTTGGTTTCGAATGCACCATGTTTACATCCAGGGGGTTCGGCCCGCCGGTGGGGCTGTGTCCGGAGTGGCTTCTACAGGCCACGCAGCGAGGAAGTCACTGGCTAGACTCGGGGCACCCACGTCCCGTTTCCACTGGGCCGTCGCCACCGACCTGGGAGAAATCATTTTACACGCTGAGCCCCAGCTTCTCCATCCAGAAAATGAAGGTGATTCCACTTCCCAGGCCTCCTCGAAAGAATCCCTGGGAGGGTCAAACGGAATAATTCCGATGGTAACGAACTGTGAGGATCTGTGACTCCAAATTACCGAAGGAAAATAAGTTCAACATACTCAGCTAGAGTTTTAGGAATTTTCCCGCAATGATCTAACTGCACTCAGCCAGCAAACGTTCAGATTGATTCTTTCTTCGGGGCCACCTCACAGGTGGAACACCCATGTAGGCACCCCTCCGTCTCCCGGGGCTCTATTGATCTCTGCCTGTGGGTGAAAGCGCTTTTCGTCCGCGCTGTGCGGTTCACTCCCAGCACACGAACCCGGCGGCCAGGCGCCAGGGAAGATATCCTTCGCCCTCTCccgcctcccctctcctctcactCCCCATCCGAGGTCTCTTGAGTTTTCCACACGTGCCTGGGTTTTTCCTGGCTGGTCTCCAAAGACCTTGCAGCATTTCAGAAAGCGAAGAGCGCGCGGAGACGGACGAGCAAGCATCCACCCCCTCCCCGAGGCCGTGGCGCCCCGCGGGGACCCTCCTCCCGCTCCCCCTCGGCGGTGTTGCAGCCGCCTCCGGAGCCGGCTTgccaggccccctccccacctccccctcgcAGCCCCTCTCCACCAGTAGCAGCGTTGCTGTCTCCCCACAGGAGGACTGGGAGAACGCTGGAGTCTGCAGCGCCCCCGCCCCtcgctttttctttcttccctggcTTTGGGATCTTGCTGCCGGAGCCGGGAGAGGTTCTGCGAAGAGCAGAGCAGAGCGAGGGACCGGAGTGCAGGCTTCCGCTGCGGCGCGCCAGAGAGCTGAGCGCACGACATCCCCGGCGTCGCCCCCGGTCCTCGCTGCCGGGGCTGGGATGTGACGGAGGAAAGCCCTCGGCGCCTGCCCCCCGCCCTCGAAGGTGCCCCCGACAGCATACTGGGGGCCCACGGCTGGAGCCCCTTTGCCCGCAGCGCCGCGCGGGACGGCTCCCAGCTCCCACTCTTCGGAAAGAACGCAGGGGGATCACCGCCTTCCTCGCGCTCCGCACAACTCTGGGGTCGGCAGCGCGCAGCTGGACCGAGTACCCCTTCTCGCCGACTTCCCGGAGCAGGGGCATCGCCGCCCACCAGCCTGCACGCCCTGTAGCTGGAGCTCCTCGGCACCTGCGCGGATCCCCCACGCGCGGCTCCGCGCCCCCCGCAGCGCCCCGCCACCCACCCCATGCAGAGCGCGCGGGCCGGGGCTTCCTGAGCGCGGGCGCCGCAGCCGTCCAAACTGCGAGCTGGGGTCCCCTGGCTCGCCCCCGGGCGGGGCGTCCGagaggccgggggtggggagagctcaCCATGAAGTCCGCGCTGTTCAGCCGCTTCTTCATCCTCCTGCCCTGGATCCTGATTCTCATCATCATGCTCGACGTGGACACGCGTAGGCCCGCGCCCCCGCTCACCCCGCGCCCCTACTCCTCGCCCTACGCTGGGGGGCGCGCGGGCGCCCGACTCCCGCTCCGCCGGGGCggcgcggggcgcggccgggAGCAGCGCCACGAgtcgcggccgccgccgccgccgcccgagcCGCCGCTGCCCACCATCTATGCCATCACGCCCACCTACAGCCGCCCGGTGCAGAAGGCCGAGCTGACTCGCCTGGCCAACACGTTCCGCCAGGTGGCGCAGCTGCACTGGATCCTGGTGGAGGACGCGGCGGCGCGCAGCGAGCTGGTGAGCCGCTTCCTGGCGCGCGCGGGGCTGCCCAGCACGCACCTGCACGTGCCCACGCCGCGGCGCTACAAGCGGCCCGGGCTGCCGCGCGCCACTGAGCAGCGCAACGCCGGCCTGGCCTGGCTGCGCCAGAGGCACGGGCAGCAGCGCGCGCAGCCCGGCGTGCTCTTCTTCGCCGACGACGACAACACCTACAGTCTGGAGCTCTTCCAAGAGGTAGcggccggcgcgcccccgccgggGGGCGGGCAGGCTGGCGGGCGGTGGGGACCCCCGCGTGCGGGTCCTGCCGCCGCCGCGCTGGGCAGCGCTCACCTCCCCGGGCGCCCACGCGGGACTCCGGGCGCAGAGCTCCGCAGCCCGCCGCTGGCTCcgtgggtggagggggtgggaggaccACTGTGACTCCGCGAgggagtctgggggaggggggctttgctgtcccccaccctcccccccccacacacacacaccggccCCGCGATTGGGAGGCGGTGGTGGCGCAGGTGTGAGGCGCGGGGatgatttccaggaactgggctcTGGCCCGCCTGAGGGTGGAGCCCCGTGGGGCCGACCTGCCAGAGAGATCCGGGAGCGACCCTGAGCATCGCGGGGCGGGCTGCGTGCTCTCCGAGGCCCTTCAGCGCACACAGGTGTGATTCTGAGTCTAGAACCGTATCAAGAGGACGGTGGATATGGAGACTAAAAATCAGCACAGACACACTTCTCTCATACAGTCTGCTGGCACGCAGTGGTTATTAGTGAAAATACTGACGTCTAGGGGGTCCTACTTCCACCTCTTCCTGCACCCCTAAAAGGCCCTTTCTGACTCTAAACATGACCTCTTTTTCAAGGAAACCCTCTAGCAAGTGACTTAAGACTGCCCTGTCCTATGGTTCTGTCTTTCCGCAGCCTGAGGTGTCAGCTGGACTGCCCGGTTCCTGACCCTCCTCTAGGCCCCTCTTTGGTCACTCATGCACCGGACCATTGCATCCCGGTCCTCGCCGTGAGGTCCTAAGCGAGACCCAGCCCACTGCTGCTGGGATGGCACAGTTTCCCTTGGAGGTCACAGGTGCACAGAGCCAGCAGGCACCGGGTTAGGAAAGGTGTTAGTTCTTGAGGCTGGTATTTTGCAGCTTGAGTGTGTGCACACGGGTTGCGCGTTCTGCACATGTGGCTGGGTTGCATGGTTTTGTCAGTTGTCTTGTTCCTCCTCcacaaatattttggaaaaacttTTGGACTTTTTGACATCCCATGGGACTGTTCCCTTTCTCCCCCAAATTCTTGACCTCCTGCCTCTGAGACTCCatcatccctccccttcccctaagTAAACTGGACAATCTGTCCATTCTAGAAATCACAAACGTCCCATGCTTTCATCCTAATATCTCAGTTTGGCTTTGATAACCTCAGGATGGAGCTACTCTGTGCCTCTCCAGCTTAATTTTTCTGCCTGTGTGGCTTTAAAAATCCGTTTCTGAAGGGCAACTGCTGCCTTCATTTCTGTTCATCCTCTCCTGCTTCATGAATAAAAGGACCAGTCTTTGCTCCCATCTCTTCTTTTCCATGCTTTCACGATGGCGAGCTTTCTttccgtgtttttttttttccccaaagaaattaATAAGCTTGTCATCGTATAGTATGGTCTTTATTATAACCACGATTAAAGATATCATCTGATTTTTTAAGTTGGTTTTTTATTGTGATCCTGCTTGTGTACTCTTGCCCCCAAAAGATGTGGTTTGTATTCTG contains:
- the B3GAT2 gene encoding galactosylgalactosylxylosylprotein 3-beta-glucuronosyltransferase 2 isoform X2; its protein translation is MKSALFSRFFILLPWILILIIMLDVDTRRPAPPLTPRPYSSPYAGGRAGARLPLRRGGAGRGREQRHESRPPPPPPEPPLPTIYAITPTYSRPVQKAELTRLANTFRQVAQLHWILVEDAAARSELVSRFLARAGLPSTHLHVPTPRRYKRPGLPRATEQRNAGLAWLRQRHGQQRAQPGVLFFADDDNTYSLELFQEMRTTRKVSVWPVGLVGGRRYERPLVENGKVVGWYTGWRADRPFAIDMAGFAVSLQVILSNPKAVFKRRGSQPGMQESDFLKQITTVEELEPKASNCTKVLVWHTRTEKVNLANEPKYHLDTVTIEV
- the B3GAT2 gene encoding galactosylgalactosylxylosylprotein 3-beta-glucuronosyltransferase 2 isoform X1 — its product is MKSALFSRFFILLPWILILIIMLDVDTRRPAPPLTPRPYSSPYAGGRAGARLPLRRGGAGRGREQRHESRPPPPPPEPPLPTIYAITPTYSRPVQKAELTRLANTFRQVAQLHWILVEDAAARSELVSRFLARAGLPSTHLHVPTPRRYKRPGLPRATEQRNAGLAWLRQRHGQQRAQPGVLFFADDDNTYSLELFQEMRTTRKVSVWPVGLVGGRRYERPLVENGKVVGWYTGWRADRPFAIDMAGFAVSLQVILSNPKAVFKRRGSQPGMQESDFLKQITTVEELEPKASNCTKVFVSLILLALAVCLLGAVATHRVSPCRSSCGTLGQRR